Proteins co-encoded in one Paracrocinitomix mangrovi genomic window:
- a CDS encoding HU family DNA-binding protein, whose protein sequence is MTKADIVTEISDKTGIEKVAVQATVEAFMDSVKKSLSEGNNVYLRGFGSFIIKERAEKTGRNISKNESIIIPAHNIPAFKPAKTFVEDVKENVTVK, encoded by the coding sequence ATGACAAAAGCAGATATAGTTACAGAAATCTCTGATAAAACAGGTATCGAAAAAGTTGCAGTTCAAGCAACAGTTGAGGCATTTATGGATTCGGTGAAAAAATCACTTTCTGAGGGGAACAATGTTTATCTTAGAGGTTTTGGTTCTTTCATCATTAAAGAAAGAGCTGAGAAAACAGGAAGAAACATTTCAAAAAATGAGTCAATCATTATTCCTGCTCATAACATACCTGCATTTAAACCAGCTAAAACTTTCGTAGAAGACGTTAAAGAAAACGTTACTGTAAAATAA